From a single Mycolicibacterium moriokaense genomic region:
- a CDS encoding PspA/IM30 family protein has translation MPDEPAQEPEAPVEPVVEPVIDPMRTPPPTEPVDTGYTPSGVPTFESVREKIETRYGTAIGAAELDAETPEGRTIEEQYEARQRAAAERLAQIRESMRNPDSQ, from the coding sequence ATGCCGGACGAACCCGCCCAGGAGCCGGAAGCACCCGTCGAGCCCGTTGTCGAGCCTGTCATCGACCCGATGCGGACGCCCCCGCCCACCGAACCCGTCGACACCGGTTACACGCCGTCAGGTGTGCCGACGTTCGAATCCGTCCGCGAGAAGATCGAAACGCGCTACGGCACGGCGATCGGCGCCGCGGAGCTCGACGCCGAAACCCCGGAGGGCCGCACCATCGAGGAGCAGTACGAAGCCCGCCAGCGCGCCGCCGCCGAACGCCTGGCGCAGATTCGCGAATCGATGCGCAATCCCGACTCTCAGTAG